One Monomorium pharaonis isolate MP-MQ-018 chromosome 4, ASM1337386v2, whole genome shotgun sequence DNA segment encodes these proteins:
- the LOC105841032 gene encoding high choriolytic enzyme 1, whose amino-acid sequence MKRQSMFVVRSRKMQGARCFRRLLILALALLLDNWFVTNINAHPQLINHWIRPPLTSPKSMKTENITPGMISYRLDSWSQYDNPEEGTEREGDIYRSLKSRKTITTNETLLWPNGIVNYYVHSSIANEPTKFIVLEDALRTIMSKTCIKFVRVHEYAKLPANNWVNITGHRRGCFSDLGRNTNRPNILNLNVNACFYTTGHAMHEMLHTLGVYHEHMRPDRDEYITIIWENIRKGNEFNFHRLNNSVVTDYGLPYDYDSVMHYSMTAFSTDRALPTVIPTTSYVEIGQRNHLSYYDIQKLLIAYNCNVNTNKSKITKKPKKLPNHKKLSQQKKTVETEVKSQIPTIIINNFISNKLSDKNNDLEKLVDKFNQISFLGSMHPSQSNYSVPLSPIYSNINLHLHKENE is encoded by the exons ATGAAACGCCAGTCCATGTTTGTAGTTCGTTCAAGAAAGATGCAGGGCGCTCGCTGTTTTCGTAGGTTGTTGATTTTAGCATTAGCGCTTTTATTAGATAATTGGTTCGTCACGAACATTAATGCACATCCGCAGCTTATTAATCATTGGATAAGACCACCACTAACATCACCGAAATCGATGAAAACAGAAAATATCACTCCCGGGATGATTAGCTATAGAC tTGATTCATGGTCTCAATACGATAATCCTGAAGAAGGTACAGAACGAGAAGGAGATATATATCGGTCATTGAAATCGAGAAAAACCATTACGACGAATGAAACTTTACTATGGCCTAATGGTATCGTGAATTATTACGTTCATTCATCCATAG CTAATGAACCGACGAAATTTATTGTACTGGAGGATGCATTACGCACTATAATGTCGAAGACGTGCATTAAATTCGTGCGCGTTCATGAATACGCGAAGCTCCCAGCAAATAATTGGGTCAATATCACGGGTCACCGGAGGGGTTGTTTCTCCGATTTGGGACGTAATACGAATCGACCTAATATTCTGAACCTAAACGTGAACGCATGCTTCTACACAACTGGACACGCGATGCACGAGATGTTGCATACCTTAGGCGTATATCATGAGCACATGAGACCAGATCGCGACGAATATATCACTATAATATGggaaaatataagaaaag GAAATGAATTCAACTTTCATAGATTGAATAATAGTGTCGTAACAGATTATGGACTACCGTATGACTATGATAGCGTAATGCACTATTCTATGACGGCGTTTTCTACTGATAGAGCACTTCCTACAGTAATACCTACG ACATCTTATGTAGAGATTGGCCAAAGAAATCACTTGTCGTATTAcgatatacaaaaattattaattgcttaTAATTGCAATGTCAATACTAACAAATCAAAAATTACCAAAAAACCAAAGAAACTTCCTAATCATAAAAAGTTATCCCAACAAAAAAAGACAGTTGAGACAGAAGTGAAATCACAAATAccaacaattattataaataattttatctcaaataaattaagtgaTAAGAATAATGATTTAGAAAAACTAGTGgacaaatttaatcaaataagttttttagGATCTATGCATCCCAGTCAGTCGAATTATTCCGTGCCCTTGAGCCCAATATACTCAAATATAAATCTTCATTTGCATAaggaaaatgaataa
- the LOC105841031 gene encoding U11/U12 small nuclear ribonucleoprotein 48 kDa protein isoform X2 encodes MLRNISDSREQQLEELKSFTDVVNIEVASFISTLGWTMENLTKDVNKEYFECQYDSSHRLTEVSFDDHLASCQWKTEGYRKHDVPLSEPTLITDSSFCIKFDKQLQAQVLRMAKEQNPMMKTGMGERLVPRTSDRIVTDFTSDERRALYDYVIANTTKPNIGEDITNINNMEPQQKEDKQLSLLELLIQERNLKRRRAKHKGVHTNKRSHIEVLREVINQQMEVYVDYISGQKELSEESHHHSRERERRKSSSEHVTNVQSIKANNFNTEKDRTEHLNKIFHISSRDNYNSGERNNHCHQKKKDSKKRDRSEERSYYRSRDQDRQEKYSDEIDRKRRREYRTSHSKERKSHKKDKHQSKNFVALTILKKPMAILTYV; translated from the exons ATGTTGAGGAATATAAGTGACTCTCGTGAACAACAATTAGAGGAACTGAAGAGCTTCACCGATGTAGTTAACATAGAAGTCGCCAGCTTTATTAGCACTTTAGGCTGGACAATGGAAAACCTGACAAAGGATGTG aataaAGAGTATTTTGAGTGCCAGTATGATTCATCTCATCGATTAACAGAAGTCTCTTTCGATGATCATCTTGCATCTTGTCAATGGAAAACCGAAGGTTATAGAAAGCATGACGTCCCGTTATCAGAACCAACTTTAATCACAGATTCATCATTCTGTATAAAGTTTG ATAAGCAGCTGCAGGCACAAGTTCTCAGGATGGCCAAAGAACAAAATCCAATGATGAAAACTG GTATGGGTGAGCGGTTAGTACCGCGTACATCTGATAGGATTGTCACAGATTTTACCAGCGACGAGAGGAGAGCACTGTATGATTATGTCATTGCTAATACCACCAAGCCAAACATTGGGGAGGACATtacaaacattaataatat GGAGCCacaacaaaaagaagataaacaATTGTCTCTTTTAGAATTGTTAATACAAGAACGCAATTTGAAAAGACGTAGAGCAAAACATAAAGGCGTTCATACAAATAAAAGATCTCATATTGAAGTTCTTAGAGAGGTGATTAATCAACAAATGGAGGTGTATGTAGATTATATTTCTGGGCAAAAAGAACTTTCAGAAGAAAGTCATCATCATTcaagagaacgagagagacgAAAAAGTAGTTCTGAACATGTAACAAATGTTCAGAgtattaaagcaaataattttaatactgaaAAAGACAGAAcagaacatttaaataaaatatttcatatttcttccCGAGACAATTATAATTCTGGAGAAAGAAACAATCATTGTCatcagaagaaaaaagatagtaaaaaAAGAGACCGTTCAGAAGAAAGAAGTTACTATCGGTCAAGAGATCAAGATagacaagaaaaatattcggATGAAATAGACAGAAAACGTAGACGTGAATATAGAACATCGCATTCGAAAGAGCgaaaatcacataaaaaagataaacatcAAAGCAAAA ATTTTGTTGCTCTaactattttgaaaaaaccAATGGCTATACTGACttatgtctaa
- the LOC105841031 gene encoding U11/U12 small nuclear ribonucleoprotein 48 kDa protein isoform X3 gives MLRNISDSREQQLEELKSFTDVVNIEVASFISTLGWTMENLTKDVNKEYFECQYDSSHRLTEVSFDDHLASCQWKTEGYRKHDVPLSEPTLITDSSFCIKFDKQLQAQVLRMAKEQNPMMKTGMGERLVPRTSDRIVTDFTSDERRALYDYVIANTTKPNIGEDITNINNMEPQQKEDKQLSLLELLIQERNLKRRRAKHKGVHTNKRSHIEVLREVINQQMEVYVDYISGQKELSEESHHHSRERERRKSSSEHVTNVQSIKANNFNTEKDRTEHLNKIFHISSRDNYNSGERNNHCHQKKKDSKKRDRSEERSYYRSRDQDRQEKYSDEIDRKRRREYRTSHSKERKSHKKDKHQSKTRNVTLNNQRPRLKH, from the exons ATGTTGAGGAATATAAGTGACTCTCGTGAACAACAATTAGAGGAACTGAAGAGCTTCACCGATGTAGTTAACATAGAAGTCGCCAGCTTTATTAGCACTTTAGGCTGGACAATGGAAAACCTGACAAAGGATGTG aataaAGAGTATTTTGAGTGCCAGTATGATTCATCTCATCGATTAACAGAAGTCTCTTTCGATGATCATCTTGCATCTTGTCAATGGAAAACCGAAGGTTATAGAAAGCATGACGTCCCGTTATCAGAACCAACTTTAATCACAGATTCATCATTCTGTATAAAGTTTG ATAAGCAGCTGCAGGCACAAGTTCTCAGGATGGCCAAAGAACAAAATCCAATGATGAAAACTG GTATGGGTGAGCGGTTAGTACCGCGTACATCTGATAGGATTGTCACAGATTTTACCAGCGACGAGAGGAGAGCACTGTATGATTATGTCATTGCTAATACCACCAAGCCAAACATTGGGGAGGACATtacaaacattaataatat GGAGCCacaacaaaaagaagataaacaATTGTCTCTTTTAGAATTGTTAATACAAGAACGCAATTTGAAAAGACGTAGAGCAAAACATAAAGGCGTTCATACAAATAAAAGATCTCATATTGAAGTTCTTAGAGAGGTGATTAATCAACAAATGGAGGTGTATGTAGATTATATTTCTGGGCAAAAAGAACTTTCAGAAGAAAGTCATCATCATTcaagagaacgagagagacgAAAAAGTAGTTCTGAACATGTAACAAATGTTCAGAgtattaaagcaaataattttaatactgaaAAAGACAGAAcagaacatttaaataaaatatttcatatttcttccCGAGACAATTATAATTCTGGAGAAAGAAACAATCATTGTCatcagaagaaaaaagatagtaaaaaAAGAGACCGTTCAGAAGAAAGAAGTTACTATCGGTCAAGAGATCAAGATagacaagaaaaatattcggATGAAATAGACAGAAAACGTAGACGTGAATATAGAACATCGCATTCGAAAGAGCgaaaatcacataaaaaagataaacatcAAAGCAAAA
- the LOC105841031 gene encoding U11/U12 small nuclear ribonucleoprotein 48 kDa protein isoform X1, translated as MLRNISDSREQQLEELKSFTDVVNIEVASFISTLGWTMENLTKDVNKEYFECQYDSSHRLTEVSFDDHLASCQWKTEGYRKHDVPLSEPTLITDSSFCIKFDKQLQAQVLRMAKEQNPMMKTGMGERLVPRTSDRIVTDFTSDERRALYDYVIANTTKPNIGEDITNINNMEPQQKEDKQLSLLELLIQERNLKRRRAKHKGVHTNKRSHIEVLREVINQQMEVYVDYISGQKELSEESHHHSRERERRKSSSEHVTNVQSIKANNFNTEKDRTEHLNKIFHISSRDNYNSGERNNHCHQKKKDSKKRDRSEERSYYRSRDQDRQEKYSDEIDRKRRREYRTSHSKERKSHKKDKHQSKSKHKDKYHEKKHKSRDRDKSSERYSKHKRKDKK; from the exons ATGTTGAGGAATATAAGTGACTCTCGTGAACAACAATTAGAGGAACTGAAGAGCTTCACCGATGTAGTTAACATAGAAGTCGCCAGCTTTATTAGCACTTTAGGCTGGACAATGGAAAACCTGACAAAGGATGTG aataaAGAGTATTTTGAGTGCCAGTATGATTCATCTCATCGATTAACAGAAGTCTCTTTCGATGATCATCTTGCATCTTGTCAATGGAAAACCGAAGGTTATAGAAAGCATGACGTCCCGTTATCAGAACCAACTTTAATCACAGATTCATCATTCTGTATAAAGTTTG ATAAGCAGCTGCAGGCACAAGTTCTCAGGATGGCCAAAGAACAAAATCCAATGATGAAAACTG GTATGGGTGAGCGGTTAGTACCGCGTACATCTGATAGGATTGTCACAGATTTTACCAGCGACGAGAGGAGAGCACTGTATGATTATGTCATTGCTAATACCACCAAGCCAAACATTGGGGAGGACATtacaaacattaataatat GGAGCCacaacaaaaagaagataaacaATTGTCTCTTTTAGAATTGTTAATACAAGAACGCAATTTGAAAAGACGTAGAGCAAAACATAAAGGCGTTCATACAAATAAAAGATCTCATATTGAAGTTCTTAGAGAGGTGATTAATCAACAAATGGAGGTGTATGTAGATTATATTTCTGGGCAAAAAGAACTTTCAGAAGAAAGTCATCATCATTcaagagaacgagagagacgAAAAAGTAGTTCTGAACATGTAACAAATGTTCAGAgtattaaagcaaataattttaatactgaaAAAGACAGAAcagaacatttaaataaaatatttcatatttcttccCGAGACAATTATAATTCTGGAGAAAGAAACAATCATTGTCatcagaagaaaaaagatagtaaaaaAAGAGACCGTTCAGAAGAAAGAAGTTACTATCGGTCAAGAGATCAAGATagacaagaaaaatattcggATGAAATAGACAGAAAACGTAGACGTGAATATAGAACATCGCATTCGAAAGAGCgaaaatcacataaaaaagataaacatcAAAGCAAAAGTAAGCACAAAGATAAGTACCacgaaaaaaaacataaatctcGCGATCGCGATAAATCTTCAGAAAGATATTCTAAGCATAAACGAAAAGACAAAAAGTAA